One genomic region from Nostoc sphaeroides encodes:
- a CDS encoding ABC transporter substrate-binding protein, whose product MSQKNETKILALALLLTVSIVGAGVWWFTKGSGVKIDNNTIIAGSEAGSNPSLQDRISFGEKSLTPGEISPVKKEGVQAIAAKSYDKAIANFTSALKFSRNDPETLIFLNNARIGSSKSYTIVASVPFGTDPNAALEILRGIAQAQNEINTSGGIKGVPLRVGIANDDDNPEIAKQIASNLVSNSEVLGVVGPNTSDSTLAAGSIYTSGQLVAISPTSTSVKISNFSRYVFRTVPSDFMAARSLANYMVRTLQKKNAVVFFNSQSNYSQSLKSEFVSSVSLEGGQVSSEFDLSKADFSAAKSIEQAIKQGAEVLMLAANTETLDKALQVIQINQKKLTLLAGDDVYSAKTLEIGREQAVGMVLAVPWHIEGDPKSDFPQKSRQLWSADVSWRSALSYDATVALIEALKRNPTRSGVQLALLSSDFSTTGASGTIRFLASGDRNAPVQLVKIVPGSRSGTDYDFEPVR is encoded by the coding sequence ATGTCACAAAAGAATGAAACCAAAATTTTAGCTTTGGCCCTGCTGCTGACAGTTAGCATAGTTGGCGCTGGAGTTTGGTGGTTTACTAAAGGCTCTGGGGTCAAAATCGATAATAATACCATCATTGCAGGTTCGGAAGCAGGCAGCAATCCATCCCTACAAGACCGGATTAGTTTTGGGGAAAAATCCTTGACTCCGGGTGAGATTTCTCCAGTTAAAAAAGAAGGAGTACAGGCGATCGCAGCTAAAAGTTATGATAAAGCGATCGCTAATTTCACATCTGCCCTAAAATTCAGCCGTAACGATCCAGAAACGCTAATTTTTCTTAACAATGCCCGCATCGGCTCTTCCAAGAGCTATACCATTGTGGCTTCTGTACCATTCGGCACTGACCCCAATGCTGCTTTAGAAATTTTACGTGGCATCGCCCAAGCCCAAAATGAAATTAACACCTCTGGGGGAATCAAGGGAGTGCCGTTGAGGGTAGGGATAGCTAACGACGACGATAATCCAGAAATAGCCAAGCAAATCGCTTCCAACCTAGTCAGTAATTCCGAAGTATTAGGTGTAGTTGGGCCGAATACTAGCGATTCCACCTTAGCGGCAGGTAGTATTTATACTTCGGGACAACTTGTAGCAATTTCTCCTACCAGTACATCTGTAAAAATTTCTAACTTTAGCCGCTACGTTTTTCGCACGGTTCCTAGTGATTTTATGGCTGCTAGAAGTTTAGCCAATTACATGGTGAGAACCTTGCAGAAAAAAAATGCAGTGGTTTTCTTTAATTCTCAGAGTAACTATAGCCAGTCTTTAAAGTCGGAGTTTGTCTCATCTGTTTCTTTAGAAGGTGGACAAGTATCCAGCGAATTTGACTTATCCAAGGCGGATTTTAGTGCGGCTAAAAGTATAGAACAAGCAATTAAGCAAGGTGCAGAAGTATTGATGTTAGCTGCTAACACTGAAACTCTCGATAAAGCGCTGCAAGTAATTCAGATTAACCAGAAAAAGTTAACTCTGCTGGCGGGAGATGATGTTTACAGCGCTAAAACTTTAGAAATTGGCAGAGAACAAGCTGTGGGGATGGTATTGGCAGTTCCCTGGCATATTGAGGGCGATCCTAAGTCAGATTTTCCTCAGAAATCGCGGCAGCTATGGAGTGCTGATGTGAGTTGGCGAAGTGCCCTCAGCTATGATGCCACCGTCGCTCTGATTGAGGCATTAAAACGCAACCCCACACGTTCGGGAGTCCAACTTGCACTCTTATCCTCTGACTTTTCTACCACCGGCGCTTCTGGTACAATTCGGTTTTTAGCATCAGGCGATCGCAATGCCCCAGTCCAACTTGTAAAAATTGTTCCTGGTTCCCGCTCCGGCACGGATTATGACTTTGAACCAGTTCGATAA
- a CDS encoding PstS family phosphate ABC transporter substrate-binding protein, with the protein MSQKNETTILVLSILITVGLIAGGFWWFTKKSGVNLNTINSGNTKTPQAASEQPSGNTFTSVQDVPTGLFNYGGSTSWAPIRLVVDSAIQAARPELRLRYVEPSNASPGSGTGIQSLIDGQLAFAQSSRPVLDQELSRAQQRGFSLKQIPVAIDGLAVAVNPNLNISGLTVDQLKSIYTGKINNWSQVGGPNVPIKPYSRRIADGGTVELFVQDILGGQAFSPNVEFISTTTQALQKLAGSPAGIYYASAPEVIPQCSIKALPLGRTQGQYIAPYQEPSVLPSECPGKRNKLNIEAFQSGKYPITRNLFVVVKQNGQTEQQAGVAYANLLLTEQGQELISQAGFVKIR; encoded by the coding sequence ATGTCCCAAAAAAATGAAACAACTATTCTTGTATTATCCATCCTAATCACCGTCGGGCTAATAGCTGGCGGTTTTTGGTGGTTTACTAAAAAGTCTGGTGTTAACCTAAATACAATTAATTCTGGTAATACCAAAACGCCCCAAGCCGCATCAGAACAGCCTAGTGGCAATACTTTCACTTCAGTACAGGATGTTCCTACAGGATTATTCAATTACGGTGGCAGTACATCTTGGGCACCGATTCGGCTGGTAGTTGATTCAGCAATTCAAGCGGCGCGCCCAGAACTTCGGCTGCGCTATGTAGAACCGAGTAATGCGTCTCCTGGTTCTGGTACTGGCATTCAATCTCTGATAGACGGACAACTAGCCTTTGCCCAGTCCTCCCGACCAGTTTTAGATCAGGAGTTAAGCCGTGCCCAGCAGCGTGGGTTCAGTTTGAAACAAATTCCTGTGGCAATTGATGGTTTAGCAGTTGCAGTTAATCCCAACCTGAATATCTCAGGACTAACGGTAGACCAGTTAAAGTCAATTTACACAGGCAAAATCAATAATTGGAGCCAGGTGGGTGGCCCCAATGTCCCGATTAAGCCGTATTCTCGCCGCATTGCTGATGGCGGTACAGTCGAACTTTTTGTCCAAGACATCTTGGGTGGTCAAGCTTTCAGCCCCAATGTGGAATTTATCTCCACAACCACCCAAGCCTTGCAAAAATTGGCTGGTAGTCCTGCTGGTATCTATTACGCTTCTGCCCCAGAGGTGATTCCTCAATGCTCAATCAAAGCCTTGCCGTTGGGGCGCACGCAAGGGCAATATATTGCTCCATACCAAGAACCATCTGTCCTCCCGTCCGAATGTCCTGGTAAACGGAACAAATTGAACATTGAGGCTTTCCAATCAGGAAAATACCCGATTACCCGCAATCTGTTTGTGGTGGTAAAACAGAATGGTCAGACTGAGCAGCAAGCAGGTGTCGCTTACGCCAACTTACTGCTGACTGAGCAGGGACAGGAACTCATTTCCCAAGCTGGGTTTGTTAAGATTCGCTGA
- a CDS encoding Crp/Fnr family transcriptional regulator: MQSPSSFSEASRPFLTWQRILDWAQEHYRCRTFSKDERIPARPGLLYLVQRGAIRMVGTAQVSATASQLTSRRINRTPEEAFLGFVGAGQPFEIVAQSPFTLQSYAHVDQTAVLWMYWHDLDNWPHFRREVMDAFRYQHQRKLLWLSALGQRRTIDRLLGFLTLLIEEYGEPAMSDTDPDVIRGYCLPFPLTHAQIGSAIGSTRVTVTRLMGKLRQRGLILTQGDNLICLPAESINRAG, translated from the coding sequence ATGCAATCTCCATCCTCCTTTTCTGAGGCATCACGGCCTTTTTTAACTTGGCAACGCATTCTTGACTGGGCTCAAGAACACTACCGCTGCCGTACCTTTAGCAAAGATGAGCGCATTCCAGCCCGGCCTGGATTGCTATATTTGGTGCAAAGGGGTGCGATCCGGATGGTAGGAACCGCCCAAGTTAGCGCGACTGCCAGCCAGCTAACGTCTCGACGAATTAACAGAACCCCAGAAGAAGCGTTCTTGGGTTTTGTGGGAGCGGGACAGCCATTTGAAATTGTTGCTCAATCACCATTCACACTCCAGTCCTACGCCCATGTTGACCAAACTGCGGTGCTGTGGATGTACTGGCATGACTTAGACAACTGGCCTCACTTCCGTCGTGAAGTCATGGATGCCTTTAGGTATCAGCACCAGCGTAAGCTACTGTGGCTGAGTGCCTTGGGACAACGCCGCACGATTGACCGACTCTTAGGATTTCTCACATTGTTAATTGAGGAATATGGAGAGCCAGCAATGAGCGACACTGATCCTGATGTGATTCGCGGTTATTGTCTGCCCTTCCCCCTCACCCATGCCCAAATTGGTAGCGCGATTGGTTCCACTCGTGTTACCGTCACCCGCTTGATGGGTAAGCTGCGTCAACGTGGGTTAATTCTGACTCAAGGCGATAATCTCATTTGCTTGCCAGCAGAATCGATTAATAGAGCTGGTTAA
- a CDS encoding DALR anticodon-binding domain-containing protein, with protein sequence MELASAIASDISGICDDVFSIQIVPPGLIHFELTHSTLATWLQSLVEGSGEPGEQGAGSREQGAGSRGEEFSPLPPAPRPSASSPCPRLNLFTVQYAHARCCSLVLLAHREGLIKLREPVPNTSPAFWSVISPNPLPWLNCDGILRLNHPDERRLIGELIQVVDNIECPDVKGSVKWEKVALSLSQAFEKFWSNCRIWGEVKITSPELAQARLGLLMATQSVLRFVLEENLGVFAPLEL encoded by the coding sequence ATGGAGCTTGCCAGTGCGATCGCCTCAGATATATCAGGGATCTGTGACGACGTTTTTAGTATCCAAATAGTTCCCCCTGGTTTGATACATTTTGAATTAACTCACTCGACGTTAGCGACTTGGTTACAAAGTCTTGTGGAGGGGAGTGGGGAACCAGGGGAGCAGGGAGCAGGGAGCAGGGAGCAGGGAGCAGGGAGCAGGGGAGAAGAATTTTCCCCTCTGCCCCCTGCACCCCGCCCCTCTGCCTCTTCTCCATGCCCAAGGCTCAATTTGTTTACTGTTCAATATGCTCATGCACGCTGCTGTTCGCTAGTGCTTCTGGCTCATCGAGAGGGATTGATTAAACTTAGAGAACCAGTTCCAAATACTAGTCCAGCTTTTTGGAGTGTTATCTCTCCTAACCCTTTACCTTGGCTTAATTGTGACGGAATACTGCGGCTAAATCACCCAGATGAGCGTCGGTTAATTGGTGAGTTAATACAAGTGGTAGACAACATAGAATGCCCTGATGTTAAGGGTTCTGTGAAATGGGAAAAAGTAGCGCTGAGTTTAAGCCAAGCTTTTGAAAAGTTTTGGTCTAATTGCCGGATTTGGGGTGAGGTGAAAATTACTTCACCAGAGTTAGCTCAAGCCAGACTAGGATTGCTTATGGCTACTCAGTCAGTATTAAGATTTGTGCTAGAGGAAAACTTGGGTGTTTTTGCGCCCCTTGAGTTATGA
- a CDS encoding Cof-type HAD-IIB family hydrolase gives MPKASATHLASTDHQAATKDIKLLVLDIDGTIAGDSNTISEPVKQAIVAAQAQGIQVAIATGRMYRSALRFHQDIGSTLPLMAYQGAWIQDPITQKIHRHWAVSREIAHKLLDYFEQPELRSLLSVHFYINDQLYVREVTRETQIYAERSDITPIPVGDLRQALTNEPTKILALCDDTDVIDKLLGNLRRQYTPAELYLTTSVATFFEATNASVNKGTAVRYLAEELLGLELANVMAIGDNFNDVEMLEYVGLGVAMGNAPAGVQAIAQWVAPNVEEDGAAVAIEKFLL, from the coding sequence ATGCCGAAAGCATCTGCCACACACTTGGCATCTACTGATCATCAGGCTGCGACAAAAGACATTAAACTACTAGTTTTGGATATAGATGGCACGATCGCCGGAGACTCTAACACCATCAGCGAACCTGTAAAGCAAGCTATTGTTGCAGCGCAAGCACAAGGAATTCAAGTAGCGATCGCCACAGGTAGGATGTATCGTTCAGCATTGCGCTTTCACCAAGATATCGGCTCTACCCTACCATTAATGGCCTATCAAGGAGCCTGGATTCAAGATCCGATCACTCAAAAAATCCATCGCCATTGGGCTGTTTCCAGGGAAATCGCCCATAAGTTACTCGACTATTTTGAACAACCTGAGTTGCGATCGCTCCTATCTGTCCACTTCTACATCAACGATCAACTATACGTCCGTGAAGTAACCAGAGAAACCCAAATTTATGCAGAACGTTCTGATATTACCCCGATTCCCGTGGGTGATTTGCGTCAAGCCTTAACCAATGAACCGACAAAAATTCTTGCTTTGTGTGATGACACAGATGTAATCGACAAACTATTGGGAAATTTGCGCCGTCAGTACACACCGGCTGAACTTTATCTCACAACATCTGTCGCTACTTTCTTTGAAGCAACTAACGCCTCTGTGAATAAGGGAACTGCTGTACGTTACCTAGCCGAAGAATTGCTGGGATTAGAGTTAGCTAACGTTATGGCAATTGGCGATAACTTCAATGATGTAGAAATGCTGGAGTATGTTGGACTGGGTGTAGCTATGGGCAACGCACCAGCAGGAGTGCAAGCGATCGCGCAGTGGGTAGCTCCCAACGTAGAGGAAGACGGAGCAGCAGTAGCAATTGAAAAGTTTTTGCTGTAA
- a CDS encoding RNA-guided endonuclease InsQ/TnpB family protein, producing the protein MIGTQKNATKPDAVSELILNVLGMASNSLYNTGVYLSRQQYFENGKIISYGKLCKDLKVDENYKVMHSQAGQQTLKSVAEAFKSFQALEKKAKKAELNQKPKLPHYRAKGGMYQVVYPGQAIKIIDKNGTKFLEVPLGCPGKKYFEGIEAITLPYPKRLWGKPIKELRFIPTHESWYTEYVYEMGEVLQATGIHALGIDPGLNNWVSAVCTNGKSFLVCGKRLKSVNQWWNKTKAALSTAVSKQFGEDAFFTKRMARLTDKRNRQMRDATNKVARQVIDWCLNNAVVTVVFGCNLEQKQNINIGRKNNQNFVQIPTAKLRKRIEQLCELHGINYVETEESYTSKASFLDGDLIPKFGEKPEGYKPCGKRVKRGMYKTSSGECVNADLNGVANILAKVSTRLGLDLSRVGRGCLTQPMRFYA; encoded by the coding sequence ATGATTGGAACACAAAAGAACGCAACTAAACCTGATGCTGTATCAGAACTAATTTTAAATGTATTAGGTATGGCTTCTAACAGTCTGTACAACACTGGCGTATATTTAAGTCGTCAACAATATTTTGAAAACGGCAAAATCATTAGCTACGGTAAGTTATGCAAGGATTTGAAGGTTGATGAGAACTATAAAGTTATGCACTCGCAAGCAGGACAACAAACCCTTAAAAGTGTTGCTGAAGCATTTAAATCTTTTCAGGCATTAGAGAAAAAAGCAAAAAAAGCAGAACTTAACCAAAAGCCAAAACTACCACATTACCGTGCAAAAGGAGGAATGTACCAAGTAGTTTACCCAGGTCAAGCTATTAAAATAATTGATAAAAATGGAACGAAGTTTTTAGAAGTACCGCTAGGATGTCCTGGAAAGAAATACTTTGAAGGAATTGAGGCAATTACTTTGCCATACCCAAAGCGTCTTTGGGGGAAGCCAATCAAAGAACTCCGGTTCATTCCCACTCATGAGAGTTGGTACACTGAATATGTTTATGAGATGGGTGAAGTATTGCAAGCAACCGGGATTCATGCTCTTGGAATTGACCCAGGTTTAAATAATTGGGTGTCTGCTGTTTGTACTAATGGTAAATCTTTTTTAGTTTGTGGGAAGCGACTTAAGTCTGTTAATCAGTGGTGGAATAAAACCAAAGCTGCACTTAGCACCGCAGTTAGCAAACAGTTTGGCGAGGATGCTTTTTTCACGAAGCGTATGGCTCGTCTGACTGATAAACGCAATAGACAGATGAGGGATGCAACCAACAAAGTAGCAAGACAAGTTATTGATTGGTGCTTGAATAACGCAGTTGTAACCGTGGTTTTTGGTTGCAATCTCGAACAAAAGCAAAATATTAACATTGGGCGGAAAAACAATCAGAATTTTGTGCAAATTCCCACAGCTAAACTAAGAAAGCGGATAGAGCAGTTGTGCGAATTGCATGGAATTAATTATGTAGAGACAGAGGAAAGCTATACTTCCAAGGCTTCGTTTTTAGATGGTGATTTGATACCTAAATTCGGCGAAAAACCTGAAGGGTATAAACCATGTGGCAAACGAGTTAAGCGGGGAATGTATAAAACATCTTCTGGTGAATGCGTTAATGCGGATCTTAATGGAGTCGCCAATATTTTAGCAAAAGTAAGTACAAGACTAGGTTTAGACCTCAGTCGAGTAGGTAGGGGTTGCTTGACGCAACCTATGCGGTTCTACGCATGA
- a CDS encoding ribbon-helix-helix domain-containing protein, producing the protein MTRRQKFQFYLTEKEYQALQKAAEDRQVPMSEIVRFAIQPVLMKYLDCT; encoded by the coding sequence ATGACTAGAAGACAAAAGTTTCAATTTTATTTGACCGAGAAAGAGTACCAGGCTCTACAAAAAGCAGCAGAAGATAGACAGGTTCCCATGTCTGAAATAGTTAGATTTGCTATTCAACCAGTGTTAATGAAATACCTGGACTGCACCTAA
- the polA gene encoding DNA polymerase I → MSEITSTTATRPTFILVDGHSLAYRSYFAFAKGRDGGLRTKTGIPTSICFGFVKCLLEVMATQQPQAMAIAFDLGEATFRHEADDTYKADRKETPEDFIPDLANLHELLNGFNLPIFTAPGFEADDVLGTLAQRVSAAGYRVKILTGDRDLFQLIDSDKEITVLNFSPDALKRSTNSITEFEAEQVKEKMGVLPSQIVDFKALCGDKSDNIPGVKGIGEKTAVQLLNTYGSLDGVYAALDEIKGATQKKLATGKEDAEKSRYLATIVLDVPIEFYLEDCKLKGFDTNVLAPILEKLEFKSFLGKINDLQQRFGGKIEDKQETKTDASNSNTNSEFRDDEDNDLWFFSASDTAAVPQKFTSPITPRIINTEAKLTELVKLLQTFTTPETPVAWDTETTALEPRDAELVGIGCCWGMQPDEVAYIPVGHKTGENLHKDLVLEALRPILESADYPKALQNAKFDRLVLKCQGINLAGVVFDPMLASYILNPDSSHNLMDLSQRYLGLIAKSYLDLVPKGKTIADIDIPAVADYCGMDAYSTFGLVPKLREELDKIPTLSKLFVEVEQPLEAVLAQMEYTGVRINSAYLQELSQHLETELARLKEEATEIAGENFNLGSPKQLSQILFEKLGLSTRHSRKIQTGFSTDAATLERLQEDDNTGFVEAIIEYRTLSKLKSTYVDALPALVRPDTQRVHTDFNQAATSTGRLSSSNPNLQNIPIRTAFSRQIRKAFLPESGWLMVAADYSQIELRILAHLSQEPILVQAYQQNEDVHTVTARLVFEKENITSEERGMAKTINFGVIYGMGSLRFSRSTGIDKNIANEFIKRFNERYPKVFAYLEGVKKEAIALGYVETIFGRRRYFDFTNNSLRKLKGSNPEDIELSKLKNLGAYDAGLLRSAANAPIQGSNADIIKIAMVRLHEVLKNYQARLLLQVHDELVFEIPPEEWEELQPQIKSVMENAVQLSVPLLVDARVGENWMETK, encoded by the coding sequence ATGTCTGAAATCACTTCTACAACTGCAACACGCCCCACGTTCATCCTCGTAGATGGACACTCGCTGGCTTATCGTTCATACTTTGCTTTCGCCAAAGGGCGAGATGGAGGGCTGCGTACAAAAACGGGCATTCCTACCAGTATATGTTTTGGTTTTGTGAAGTGCCTGCTGGAGGTAATGGCAACACAACAGCCACAAGCAATGGCGATCGCTTTTGATTTGGGTGAGGCCACTTTTCGCCACGAAGCTGACGATACTTATAAAGCCGATCGCAAAGAAACGCCTGAAGACTTCATTCCCGATTTAGCAAACCTGCATGAGTTGCTCAATGGCTTCAATCTACCAATTTTCACTGCCCCTGGTTTCGAGGCTGATGATGTTTTGGGAACCTTAGCACAACGAGTAAGTGCTGCTGGGTATAGGGTGAAGATTCTGACTGGCGATCGCGATTTATTTCAACTAATCGACTCTGACAAAGAAATCACTGTTCTGAATTTTAGTCCAGATGCCCTAAAACGCTCTACAAATAGCATCACGGAATTTGAAGCAGAACAAGTCAAAGAAAAAATGGGGGTTTTACCTTCACAAATTGTTGATTTTAAAGCTCTTTGTGGTGATAAATCAGATAATATTCCTGGTGTCAAGGGAATTGGGGAAAAGACAGCAGTGCAGCTGTTAAATACTTATGGTTCACTTGATGGTGTTTATGCTGCGTTAGATGAAATTAAAGGCGCAACTCAGAAAAAATTGGCAACGGGTAAAGAAGATGCCGAGAAGTCTCGCTATTTGGCAACCATAGTTTTAGATGTTCCTATAGAATTTTATTTAGAAGATTGCAAGTTAAAAGGCTTTGATACAAACGTTTTAGCACCAATTTTAGAAAAATTAGAATTTAAGTCTTTTTTAGGTAAAATCAACGACCTTCAGCAACGTTTTGGTGGCAAAATTGAGGACAAACAAGAAACCAAAACAGACGCAAGTAATTCCAATACTAACTCAGAATTCAGGGATGATGAAGATAATGATTTGTGGTTTTTCAGTGCTAGTGATACAGCAGCAGTTCCACAAAAATTCACTTCTCCAATTACACCACGCATCATTAACACTGAAGCCAAATTAACTGAGTTAGTGAAACTTTTGCAAACATTCACCACCCCAGAGACTCCCGTTGCTTGGGATACTGAAACTACAGCTTTAGAACCAAGAGATGCTGAGTTAGTAGGAATTGGTTGCTGTTGGGGAATGCAACCAGACGAGGTAGCCTATATTCCTGTAGGGCACAAAACTGGGGAAAATTTGCATAAAGATTTGGTGCTAGAAGCATTACGCCCAATTCTCGAAAGTGCTGATTATCCCAAAGCTTTACAGAATGCCAAATTTGACCGCTTAGTTTTAAAGTGTCAAGGAATTAATTTGGCAGGAGTAGTTTTTGATCCCATGCTGGCAAGTTACATTCTAAATCCTGATTCAAGTCATAATTTGATGGATTTGTCGCAGCGATATTTGGGATTAATAGCGAAAAGTTATTTGGATTTAGTTCCTAAAGGCAAAACCATCGCTGATATAGATATTCCTGCGGTAGCAGATTACTGCGGTATGGATGCTTATTCTACCTTTGGCTTAGTGCCGAAATTGCGGGAAGAACTGGATAAAATTCCAACTTTGTCTAAGCTATTCGTGGAAGTTGAACAGCCACTAGAAGCAGTTTTAGCCCAAATGGAATACACAGGTGTTCGCATTAATTCAGCTTATTTACAAGAACTTTCACAGCATTTAGAAACTGAGTTAGCCAGGTTGAAAGAGGAAGCAACTGAAATAGCTGGGGAAAATTTTAACTTGGGTTCTCCGAAGCAATTGAGCCAAATCTTGTTTGAAAAGTTGGGGTTAAGCACTAGACATTCTCGTAAAATTCAAACGGGCTTCTCTACAGATGCAGCAACACTAGAAAGGCTCCAAGAAGATGATAATACTGGATTTGTTGAGGCGATTATTGAGTATCGGACTCTATCTAAATTAAAGTCTACTTATGTTGATGCATTACCTGCATTGGTGCGTCCAGATACCCAGCGAGTGCATACTGATTTTAATCAAGCAGCAACATCAACTGGTAGATTATCTTCTTCTAATCCAAATTTGCAAAATATCCCCATTCGTACAGCTTTTAGTCGCCAAATTCGCAAGGCGTTTTTGCCAGAATCTGGTTGGTTAATGGTGGCTGCGGATTACTCACAAATTGAATTGCGGATTTTGGCTCATTTGAGTCAAGAGCCGATATTAGTGCAAGCATATCAGCAAAATGAAGATGTTCACACTGTTACCGCGCGGTTAGTGTTTGAAAAAGAAAATATAACCTCCGAAGAACGAGGGATGGCAAAAACTATCAATTTTGGCGTGATTTATGGAATGGGTTCTCTAAGGTTTTCGCGCTCAACTGGGATAGATAAGAATATTGCCAACGAGTTCATTAAGCGGTTTAATGAACGATATCCGAAAGTATTTGCATATTTGGAGGGAGTGAAAAAAGAAGCGATCGCTCTTGGTTATGTTGAAACTATTTTCGGTCGCCGTCGTTATTTTGACTTTACTAATAACAGTTTACGCAAATTAAAAGGCAGTAACCCAGAAGATATTGAACTGAGTAAATTGAAGAATTTAGGTGCTTATGATGCAGGTTTACTACGCTCGGCTGCTAATGCACCAATTCAAGGTTCTAACGCTGATATTATCAAAATTGCAATGGTGAGATTGCATGAGGTTCTGAAGAACTATCAGGCGCGTTTGTTGTTGCAAGTTCACGATGAATTAGTGTTTGAAATTCCCCCTGAAGAATGGGAAGAATTACAACCGCAAATTAAGTCGGTGATGGAAAATGCAGTCCAATTGAGTGTGCCGTTGCTGGTGGATGCGCGTGTTGGTGAAAATTGGATGGAGACGAAGTAA
- the psb27 gene encoding photosystem II protein Psb27, producing the protein MHMKRYWSRLLALVLVVSIGLMGCSGSPDSLTGDYRQDTLAVVNVMRQALDISQDSPEKAAVQAEARQKINDFSARYQRVNSVSGLGSFTTMRTALNSLAGHYSSYPNRAVPEKLKNRLEKELQQVEAALKRGG; encoded by the coding sequence ATGCATATGAAGCGCTATTGGTCGCGTTTGCTTGCGCTGGTTTTGGTTGTATCTATCGGCTTAATGGGCTGTTCTGGCAGTCCAGATAGTTTGACTGGGGATTATCGCCAAGACACCTTAGCTGTGGTCAATGTTATGAGACAAGCTCTGGATATATCACAAGATTCACCAGAAAAAGCAGCAGTTCAAGCAGAAGCGCGTCAAAAAATTAATGACTTTTCGGCTCGCTATCAGCGAGTTAACTCTGTTTCTGGTCTTGGCTCCTTTACAACCATGCGAACAGCCCTCAACTCCCTGGCTGGACACTACAGTTCTTACCCAAATCGTGCAGTACCCGAAAAACTCAAAAATCGTTTAGAGAAGGAGTTACAGCAGGTAGAAGCAGCACTAAAGCGTGGCGGTTAA